The following are encoded in a window of Pieris napi chromosome 23, ilPieNapi1.2, whole genome shotgun sequence genomic DNA:
- the LOC125061463 gene encoding uncharacterized protein LOC125061463 — protein sequence MDLDNEVLIALVFDKQCLWDKTHKFHSNRNVTDKCWKEISLEMKQDESKIRKRWRYLRDQFAVELGKISPSRSGDEATTVYPKWPYFKPLLFLKPMVKARLTTGSLTRQRSHSNSAVSLDSETEYTQTTNDHDCSLSPGPSNMEDNDASDQPTVSPAMPVSKIALKRPKRTINDKLLDIEHQKLKFLQDKEKSRQNRTTDADNEHILFFKSLIPHIEKIPQHMLLSFRNRIQSVVDEFAYQSLQYGNPSSMSNYSHLSNVSRNSTPETCNEITLPQTSSDNIAVISNQLATEEYEESTCNRLAADECNQSNSHRVSTEENNESTQNEQSLAEFYSRYQLL from the exons atggattTGGATAACGAAGTTTTGATAGCCTTAGTGTTTgataaacaatgtttatgGGACAAAACTCATAAGTTCCACAGCAACAGAAATGTTACAGATAAGTGTTGGAAAGAGATCAGTTTGGAAATGAAACAGGATG aaagtaaaataagaaaaagatGGAGATATCTAAGGGATCAATTTGCGGTAGagttaggaaaaatttcacCTTCTCGCTCTGGAGATGAGGCAACTACAGTATATCCCAAATGGCCATATTTTAAACCCTTACTTTTTCTCAAACCTATGGTGAAGGCGCGGCTAACCACTGGAAGTTTGACGCGACAAAGATCTCATTCAAATAGTGCTGTGAGCCTTGATAGTGAAACAGAATACACCCAAACTACAAATGACCATGATTGTTCTCTTTCACCTGGACCAAGCAACATGGAAGATAATGATGCGAGTGACCAACCAACAGTGTCTCCTGCGATGCCTGTTTCAAAAATCGCTTTGAAAAGGCCGAAGAGAACAATCAATGACAAATTATTGGACATTGAGCatcaaaaacttaaatttttacaagatAAGGAAAAATCCCGACAGAATAGAACAACAGATGCAGACAacgaacatattttattttttaaaagcctCATACCACACATTGAAAAAATTCCACAGCACATGCTACTTTCTTTTAGAAACCGCATTCAAAGCGTCGTCGACGagttcgcgtaccaatctttgCAATATGGTAACCCTAGTTCGATGTCAAACTACTCTCATTTAAGTAATGTTTCCCGTAATAGTACTCCAGAGACCTGCAACGAAATAACTCTTCCACAAACTTCGAGTGACAATATTGCTGTTATAAGCAACCAATTAGCCACAGAAGAATATGAAGAATCCACCTGCAACCGACTAGCTGCAGACGAATGCAATCAATCTAATAGCCACCGAGTATCTACAGAAGAAAATAATGAATCTACTCAGAATGAACAATCTCTTGCCGAATTTTATAGCAGATACCAATTATTGTGA
- the LOC125061459 gene encoding uncharacterized protein LOC125061459, whose translation MASSSSDEDFLLLESTYVKYRKRRTVSLSDINRKRTKYGTYYHLFLKDIKDDEKEFYDYTRMTQETFYYILNLIEHRLIKKWCNWHVQPISPEERLVITIRYLATGESFKSLSKNFRIGVTTLTKIIEETVLAIWEELYTIHMPTPTRDIFYSISNDFNNIWNFPHVIGCIDGKHVRVMCPKKSGSMFYNYKKYFSVVLQAVADANYKFVMVEVGGYGKQSDGGTFRASDLYQFLNERELDIPSPAYLPNTQVSVPYVFLADEAYPLKTYLMKPFGGRDLTVDQQNFNSRLSRARKTVECAFGRLYSKWRLLSKSIETDIQLADKIVKTMCLLHNIIIDKEGFERNLTSVNIVRRRWHNQRLSPPSNVATNVRNNFVQYFKHNHLLYN comes from the exons ATGGCCTCCAGTTCGTCGGACgaagattttttacttttagaaaGTACTTACGTCAAATATAGAAAGAGAAGAACAGTTAGTCTATCTGATATTAACAGAAAAAGAACTAAATATGGaacatattatcatttattcttaaaagatATAAAGGACGATGAAAAGGAGTTTTATGATTATACAAGGATGACTCAAGAAACATTTtactacatattaaatttaatcgaACATCGCTTAATTAAGAAATGGTGTAACTGGCATGTTCAACCAATTTCACCTGAAGAAAGACTCGTTATCACTATTAg atatcTTGCAACTGGAGAATCATTCAAATCGCTTTCAAAAAATTTTCGTATAGGAGTAACaacattaacaaaaattatagaagAGACGGTTCTAGCAATATGGGAGGAACTGTATACCATACATATGCCTACACCCACcagagatatattttattcaatatctaatgatttcaataatatttggaATTTCCCTCACGTCATAGGTTGTATAGACGGTAAACATGTGCGCGTAATGTGCCCAAAAAAATCTGGATCTATGTTTtacaactataaaaaatatttttctgtgGTACTGCAAGCAGTAGCCGATGccaattataaatttgtaatgGTAGAAGTCGGGGGCTATGGTAAACAGAGTGATGGCGGTACCTTTAGAGCATCAGATTTGTATCAGTTTCTAAATGAAAGAGAATTAGATATTCCATCGCCCGCTTATTTGCCTAATACCCAAGTCTCTGTTCCTTACGTATTTTTAGCTGATGAAGCGTAtcctttaaaaacatatttaatgaaaccCTTTGGGGGACGTGATTTAACAGTGGaccaacaaaattttaatagtcGCTTGTCCCGAGCGAGAAAAACAGTGGAATGTGCATTTGGTAGATTATACTCAAAGTGGCGTTTGTTATCTAAAAGCATCGAAACGGATATTCAACTAGCTGATAAGATCGTAAAAACTATGTGTTTGTTgcacaatataattattgataaagAGGGTTTTGAGCGAAACTTGACTTCGGTAAATATTGTTAGACGAAGATGGCACAATCAAAGACTGAGTCCGCCTAGTAATGTTGCTACAAACGTCAGAAATAATTTTGTGCAATATTTCAAACATAATcacttattatataattaa